CGGATTTTTCCCACTTCAGACACTTGGGAACTCTACAGGTGAGGATGGTTGTTAAGTGTTGTTAAGTGTTGTTAACTCTTCCTAACCCCAAATCATGTGAAAAGAACCTGGTAATACCATGGAAACGATGTTTCATCTTATAGTACAGTGTCATCTTACTTAATGAGTAAATTACCAGGTTTTATTCATTTTGTGCAACATGTACATGTTTTGGGCCACTTAGAAATCAGTATCACTTTACAGATCAGTAATAGGAGGGAAGTGTTatagtaataagtgggtaaagTCATGTAAGGACTTAACACAACTCTTAACAACCCACAAGTTACTTAATAGTTTCTACTGTAAGTTGTTTCTAGAGAATAGTCCAACATTAGCTGTGATAAGAAATCAGTAACAAAATGGTAATATTCAATAGAGTTCCCATGGAATTACTTGGAGTTACATGgaattatatttgtgtgtgtgtgtgtgataaatatatgtatgtatctacagtataataTGTCTTTCTATCCATCCTCATTTCCCTAGTGGTTATCTGGAGCACAAGACAAGTATGAACTCCATGCTGGCCAACAGATTGTTCCCTGGAAGGTGAGTTTAAAGCACAACAtggaggaccctgacactgaccGTATGTCTATGTACCTGCactgaagaaagaaaaaacaggcACTGCTGCTCATTTCAACAGAGGCCATTTGCTCCGTAATACCTTAAAAATGACTGTCTGTTACCTTTAGAAGTTTCTCTGGTAGGAACTGTATAGTGTGAAGAGCTTGTTGTTTCACTTGACTTAATTTTCTCCTGTATTTCAGATATGGAAAAGCATCCATGGCTTCAAGATCACGGTTGGTACTCCAGTTCTCCATCCGATGTTAACCCTCACGTTGTTATACTATACAGACACTTGCTCATACACGTCTTTTAATGTCAGAAAATAATTAGATGACTTTTTGTAATTCACTCATAGTGGTTATATGTAAGTATCtgttccaatgtgcaaaagaaccgcactcaagCCGTCCTTGACGCtgaaacgcgtttgttttttaggcatggtgctacaataaagaataGTATGATAATGAACGAGTGAGAGctgttcttttgcacattggaataggATATTTTTAACTCGCACCCAAAGAAGCAAGGAGATATCTTGGGgtttgagcgcgcctctctctgcaaatatgtaagtgtgtgtatggtgtgctcCTCAGTAGTAGAGGTAGTGCGGTGGCTTCGGCGGATGGGGACGGCTGCCAGTCAGATCACGTGCTGCTGTACGAGAGGAAGCTGCTCAGCCTGGAGGCCCGGTGCCTGAGGAGACACTCAGCCAAGAGGAGCCGACGGAGAGCTGGTTAGTTTCTCTCACGGCAGTGTGGCATCAACGGCACATTGtatgcatctcacacacacacacacacacacacacacacacacacgcacacacacacacacagacttggctTTATTATTTGTGCAGAAGTTGAGAGGGAAAATCAGAACGTCATGGACAATAAACGTAAAAccaaaaaattaaaaattaaatGAATAACAGCCATGAATGTTTGCTTTCATTTTGGTAACTGAACCCTTGTGTATGGATTGTGTTTCCGTATGCATCCAAAGTGTTAGGCAAATGAGTAAATCTGTAGACACACTATGGGTCACTTTTACATAACTTAAAAATGATACTGGGCAAAACAGAAAATTAAACTCGGCCCAAGCCCTGTAATATAAGTTCAGCCTTATACATTCTGCCTACCAACTTTTtccaaatatattttttacgtCCCATCGCACCAGACATATTTAGAATTGTGAATTATCATCACTGTCTAGAACATTTCCAAAGTCCCTAAAAACAGGTGTTGTAAAGCCCCTTCTCGATAAGAAAATGATCAAGAAATAATTGTTGACTTTTTTTGTAACGTTCTCTCAGGTTTCCGTGCCgatcacagcactgaaacagctctcatttAGGTTTGAGATGTCTCATGCCTCTATACAGACGCAGGCAAGACATTTAGCTTCAGTGTTATTGGACCTCAGTGCAACCTTTGTGTGAGTAAGATGGCCGAGGGATGCTGGAAAAACAGGAACATTAAAAGTTGCCGATTGAGGGTTCCCCTTTTTTTTATTGACCACTCAGCCaagaacaaataaacaaatcataaaaaaaatttCAATAATTACGAATATAATAAACAAAGAAATGTCAGCGCCCAAAATAACAGCAATTACTACTCATGACTCATGGTCTTTTGTCCAACCATTTCCAAGTACACCTCTTGTCCCACAATGCtcttctttgttgccatcgcTTCATACTTCCCCAAAAGGAGTTCAGGCTTTGGTTCAGCGTCATAACAGTGGCCTTACCATTCTCAATGTATCTGACATTTGAGGAAAGCAACCAGACTACTCCTGACTGTAGACTAATCTTCTGCCTGTTGGCCTGTTGTCcatgcttttctttttctctcacgaCCCATTTAAAATCTGTCCTAACTTGCCCTCTGCCTCTATCCTGCCCTTTAAATTCAGGCAGGAGATGCAGGGAGAACTCTTTTGTGAGCAGTGGAGATGAGGAAGGCGAAGAGGCAGAAGATCTAGCATCCATGGAGGGTGATGAGACGAGGAGGCCCTCTACTCTATGCTCCCACAAATCCCAGGATGAACAGAGGGAAACAGCCCTTGACACCCGCCTGTCAGGAGATGCTTCAGCCGTCTACAAGCCACATTTTAGTCTACTTTATGTGCTTCAGCAAGGATGGCACCTCAGGTCAGACTTTTCATTCGACTTGCCAAaattttgtgtatttgtgtaatacatacattttttttgtgtaaaaGTATTTCTCACTAGTACTACTATCTTATGTCCATTTTCCTGCTGTCGTTGActtcccacttctctctctctctcccttccttttaCTTTTGTACAGTAAAGTGCAGGCTCGAATGGCCTTTTCCTGTTATCTCCAGCACGTGCAGAAAAGACTGCTAGCTGAGAGCAAAATGAACTGTGGATCACCTTTTCCAGAGAAAGACAATGATCAAATGGTAAACAAAATGTTGAATATTCAATTAAttattatgttgttgttgttgttgatgatgttttTCACCTTTATTCTCATTTGATTTGTGCTTAGAATACCCCACCAGCTTccagaaaaataaataactttCCAATACTGTATGACCAACACCTTAACATAATCTCACCCTTTATTCCTTTGTAGGAACTTATCATCCGCTTTTTGAAACGAGCCGCTAGCAATCTTCAGGAAGACATGAAGATGGATCTGCCCAGTACCCAGCTGCCGCAGCGGGACCGCTGCCGTATCCTCTCCCACCAGCTGGGGGAGTTCATACGCTGCTACAACAAGGCACTGTGGCCCTCAATTCAATTCTATTTGAATGCATTCTAGTCTCGGGTTTTTAACCCTTTTGTTACTATGtgattttattgatttttttttagatgaatgTATTTAAGGCCTTTAAGGGTTTGCTGAAAACAATACCCATGATTGAGGTTAAAAGTCCCAAGACTCCCAAGTGATGGTTATCTCAAGTAGTAGTAGTTATTCAAGAGGTTCCTGATATTTATTTTGTGCTTCTATCTATATGACTGACCAAAGGAGACACACCACATGGTTCAGAAGCAAGAGAAAATCAACGATGAAGACCGCTGCATAGATCCAAGTGTATTCAAAGACTTTATTAGAAAAGCCTGGTTAGTGTGCATTATGCTTGGGCAGTATGCATTACACCACATCTGTTCTCTGTGATTggtcagacatgtttcagcccTTTCATTTAAGAAAGATCAGCAAAGTTACagtttttgttatttatttatatatcttCAATATGCTCTGTTCTAGTGAAAATGACTTGGAGGAAGTGTTAACCTTCTACACCCAGAAGAACAAGTCAGCAAATGTGTTTTTGGGGACCAAATGTCACCACTCTAAACCAGCACATAGTAAGACCCTTTGTCCCGGCTcaagagaaccagagagagttAACTCTGCAAAGTGTGAGTATGATAAAATCACAACCAACAGCGTTCTATTGTTTGTCTGCAAGGGAAGAGAAGGCCCTGTTGATGGTTGGAGTTGCCAGTTTCAATAAAAAGAATGTAAAGTCTGCAACACCGCTCTTTGCTCCCatttaatgtttacattttttttttaaattcatttcatttttgcctaatgaagacccagtagacCCAATGTAGCttgttttttcaaaaaaaaaaaaaagaaatcattaaATGTTAGCAAATaccagtgttgcggacattacattcattttattgaAGCTAGTTCCAGATTCCAGCTTTGTCCTGCACCTCCAAGgagggatgtgcacacagctactctttTGGAGTTGCCAGTCAACATGCTGCTGATGAACACAGGGAAGGGGAGATAGTGTAGTTCTTCTGAAAAACGTCAGTAAAGATAGGCAGGAAAACAAAGAGCTTTAAATGTCATCATTAAGATATTGAAGTAAATGTGCTGTCATACTGGGAGCCAGTGAGCTCGGCTGTGACATCATGGACATAGTACATGTACTAAATTATAATCCAGTGGATGAGAATGTGAATATGGATGCTATAATGACGGAAGATGttttggagagggagaaagtaaaTAATGATTAGGAGTGGCTCTAGCACTGAGCCGTGTGGAACTCCATTCAGACGTTAGTCCTGTATTAGTAGAATTAGTAGCAAATAGCTTATTTGTCTATTTTACttgcactattttttttttaaataatgacAAAAGTCTGTGGACATAAACATAGTTACAATAAATGTAGTACTCTGCAAGGGAAGTACAGTAGTACACAAATTGTTTGGTAGTGGATAACTAATGGATTATTTGGCATGCGTGACAAGAGATTCGTTAAAGTGTTGGAATTGTTTAGTGCTGGTAACAGTGCCTTTTAGGCTactatttcttattattccctTCTGCTACCCAGGGTCCATGATGTCTTCTGCTGTTGGCCAGGTCCAGGATGTCCAAATGGATGCGGTCCAAAGGGAAAATGCCTTTGAGAATGGAATTCTCCAGACAAACAGAGGCCTTCAAAGGGATATTGAAATAATTGAGGTTAAGCCTCACAACTTCACTATCAGTGAAATGCGAAGTGATATATCAACAAGTGGAATGAAAAATGGGGAACTTTTAACAACCAAATCCGGAGATGTCAGAACTGCTAACTCACACATGAGAACTGCAGAAGTTATTGAACCAGATGCTTCAGTAGCCAGCAATGCACAACACAGAATCCTGGTATCTTCAAACACAGCTGCCTTAAACTGTGACGTGAACAATAGCTCTTCTCTACCTCAGGCCCAAAGTGATTCTCACTCTCATCACACAACCTATTCTAAACCTCAACCACATCCCACCAATTATGCTGAAAATGGTCATTACAGACCTATTTCTTCCATGCACAACAGTGGCCGTGCACAGGCCATGAGCTCCAACTCTGAGTCGGCACCTGCCGCTGGTTCACTGCGGGCAGTGCAGTCCTCTACCACTTTTGACTCCACCATGACACCATTGTCATTGTCCACCCCCAGCTCTTTACCTTTTTATCATAAGATGACCGCATATCCCAGCTCCACAGTTTCAGGTAATGATCTTTATCTCGGGCGCTTCTAAATTTGTTTTTGATTAGAATGCATGGACTAGGATTCAATTGTCAAGGCAGATTTATGTTACATTAAATAGAGTTGTTCCCTTTTACTTGTTTTCCCAGTTTCTTCGGCTTGTTGTTTGGTAAAGGTCGAAGAATTTTCAAATTGTCGAAGTTTGGAAATGTCGAAGGTTTTGCAATACATTTTCTCTGGTCACTCACGATTTGGAAACCTTCCCCAACACTTGCATCACAATGGATGTACTTTGCGCTAAcattgaaatcattggtccagcctaaacaatcacattgatcaggaaTTCATAACGTTACTTAATACTTTGCTTAAACTTTACAAACCGACAATAATCAGCCTTGGCAGTTAGGAaacggtgtgtatgtgttcctaACTTTGCTGTAAATAAACATATGCATTCTTCCGACTGCAATTTTTGGTGTTTGCAGGGGTTACTACTATTTATTGTTAGCCACTGTTGATTTTGAAATTGTAACGTGTTCCCTTCTCGTCGCTGATGGGGCAGGTAATCTGACGACTGATGGAAACTTTAGTGAgctatggtgttccagactagtaaTCTCTTTGAAAGATGATCTAGGTGGGCATGGCCAGGCTACAATGCTAGTCCAGTTTAACAttgaatatattttttttattattgattcAATGTACAAAACATCTGAGGCCTAATTGAATCACCAAAGCCCTCCATGTACAGATGACCAAAGTTGCTaatgtcatttttttctttcgttttcCCCTCAGAAACTCTGTCAGAGAGATCAAAGAGCCATTTTAAAAAGCCTAACCCTGGCTCAGGCGGAGTTCTGAAAGAGCTGGATTCTCTGTCGTCTCAACATCACCAGCAAGCCATCACAACAGCCTTGAAAAATCTGGTTGAGAAGCAGGCGGCACAACAGCACTCAACCAACAGCCACATCACTATGATGACACAAAACGTGAGTGCTTTTCTTAACCGAAAGTTAAAAATTCAGATGTCATGGCGATTATATTGACCTAACAAATGGCTTTTACTGTAAATcttaataaaatacaaaaaaaaggtCTTCTTTGTTGGTATGAACGCCATTTCATTTGCGAATATATTCATCAAGAACATGTTAATCTATTTCTGGACATTTTACATGCATATTCTTTTGATTCATTGATCACTCTCAGGCAAGCTCATTTTACAACAAAATTCATAATCAAGCTGCATTGTGTTGATTCAGCGCCATACCAGCCTGTACTCAGACTCATAaactggggatggggatggggaggggggcgagCTATCCAGGAGGCAAAACCTCATAGCTTTTAGCATCTATCACTAGAACTTTGCTTAGCGTGTTGGGGAGTGAGATTTACAGGCTACCATTGCACATACACATTGATACATTGATTAAAGTTCAAACGTTCTCTGCCAACACATTCAACAACCCAATACACCTAACATGCACTTACCATCTTCCCTCCCTTCTACTTCTTTATACCTCCTTTTCCTTctaccactctctccttccaccACACTTAATATCTAAACATCAGCACTCTCATCGTCTAGTAGGAGTATTTATTGTAGTAGTATTTAAAACAGGCTTTTAATTTGTGATGTACAGAAAATCCAGACAAACTAGAAACCCTCAGCTATAACATTTactgtttacttttcttatgGTATTGTGTTGTAGaacaaaaatgctaaaaaggctAAAAGATATATAAACATTTTTGCGGGAGGTCTTCTAAACGTCGCAATAATTTTGGAATTTCCATCCCCTCCTGCAGTTGACCAACCTGAGTCTTTCCAGTGGGGTTCTTAGGAAGAATAGTTTGCACCTCAGCCAAAGTCTTCAGAACTGGCCAAAAAGCCTGTTCTCAGAATCCAGCTTTTACAGTGCTTCAAGGTAAGTGCAAACTGGTCATAATCTCTCTTTCCTGCTCAAAAAAGGTTTGCCATAACTGCCATGACATTTTCAAAGATATTTAGAATGTGGTAGGGGGGTGGGTATGGGGGGTATTGAAACTTTATATGATGTGGAGTTTAACATTGTATTGCCttatttgaattaaaaaaaaaaaagaaagaaatttgAATGTTCCAGCATTCTCACCCAGAGATTCTTTTGTGACCCGTTCAGTCATAAGGCCACACAGGAGTACTTGACCAAGTGGGACAGAGGTGCCCACCAACGGGGCATGCAGCCTGCAGACAGCAACCAGGCTTCTGCTGGGAGCTACCAGCTTCACTTTGCCattcagcagctgcagcagcagaagcaaagGTCCAGTCAGCTGCTTTGTCAGAGTCGTAGCCGGCACCAGGTGAGTCACTCTACAATACAAGCGGTGTTCATTTCATCATTGGAAATGTTGATGATAAAATGTCATGAACAAACCCGGATCACATTGCGATCCCATTTCCCGgtcccatcccatctctctcctactcACATCCTCTTCATTGTACTATCTGAAggaaggcaaaaagcccaaaaaaaacccaataaTATCTTTTGCCCATACATGACATGCCAGTATGTTCCTGGGCATGATGGTGAGGCCAGACACGGACAGACACTGGAAGGGCATCTTGCACAGTAGATCAGTAGCTTCAACGACTTCTAGTAGTGAGATGAACCTCTCCCAGAACTCCGGTATCAGTCATACAGTCCTACGCCTCTCTGATTAGAAACGTGTAGGTGAGCAGCAGCACAGTGGACTTCTGGTGGCAACCCACAGTACCTCAAAGATACAGTGCAGGCCTGTGACAGGGACACTTTTCATGCTACCAGTAGCTAGGCAAGAGAGCATCTACATGCTGCTGTGGTagcttagcttggctgttaaagcaacaccatgtaagttttgctctcggggtccccctacagttgggaaacggcCATTTCTTAtatatgtcgtaaaatctgtcacggttacaccagcaagttagacatagcgtacagtataggctagagttgaggctgcacattaaatattaaattatgtggtagcctactacgataccagttatgtgatacatttgtaaaactaggctttcagctcaggtctgtgcacgttctcggtattgggattatgttggtcattgttggtcaattacttatttaaaaaaaaaaaacaattacgatatttatgagcaatagcgtagcctaatctagggtggtcatttttagtgtctttataacataaaaaaaaaatcgatggtcaccagatattgtattctatgctattcacgtccatagtggcatatatttgcacgcccaaaatgtttggagaggcagagctcttataatatgatgacagaatcttacacgtgataactttgtttttcaagataattgtttgatcagtagcctataggcggtagatttacacgttgagctataactagcacacataaccagctcccgtgcagtttggttggcagcatgatgacactagaatctagtgactagatgacagagctaggatacacgtgcttttgttgataagccgatttctgcaggaggagttctcacgtcttgggcaaactcggactgcctgcgttgcgtgtgaaatgtaggctatagctattccaggtagcctagcccatagcatgcatttcagcatatcatcatatgaatataatttcatgggttttatttatttcaaacgccaaaagatcacgtagctcatgtttataaggcatcaactgtctattcaacgctcgcacagaatttgaggaagtggagGAAGTGTGCCCTatatgccgtaaagcagtcgaattttgtagttctttggttcgtaccggttcgtacccgaaccccaaaaggttgaaaaactccatggtgttgctttaaagtgtTCCTTGGGAATATTCAGAGCTAAGATTGGTTGTTAAACCGTTTCTTGGGAATATTCGGTAAAGCATCTAATCCAGTATTAGATTGCGGTAAAGCATCTAATCGCCAGTATTAGATTGCCAGTTGAAAAATGGATTGTTCGCGTGCATGTGACTACATGGAAGAAAATGAAAGTGAGCGAAagaaggaaagtgtgtgtgtgtgtgtgtgtgtgtgtgtgtgtgtgtgtgtgtgtgtgtgtgtgtgtgtgtgtgtgtgtgtgtgtgtgtgtgtgtgtgtgtgtgtgtgtgtgtgtgtgtgtgtgcgcgcgcgcacgcgtgtgtgtgtgtgtgtgtgttgtgttgccctGGTGCTCGGCCTCGTGTTCCAGTAAGTGGGTGCAGACTTTGTGGCTCCAAGATTGGCCCGAGGCCACTTGGCAGCAAAAGAAAGGTGCATTTTCCTGGCTCTGCTGAATGACTGCACCGCCCCTGACCCACCAACCTCCCAGACCACTCTTTCATCAACAGACATAGCTCTGCAATACTCACTCaagacgtacacacactcacacacacatacacacacacataccatcgaCCTCTCCCTCAATTActctctcagacatgtgttctcacacacttctctcagAAAAATCAGCCTTTTCATATAATATATCATATTCATATAACACTTTTTACTTTGAGAGACATGTTGATTTGTGTATAATCTACTATAAACACATTAATTAATGAgggcaacagcaacacacacacacacatacacacacacacacacacacacacacacagaggcacacacaggcacacagtaaCGGATGTACCGTAATTCCAGACTGACGCAGTCATAGACTATATATTGTACTGGATTGTATTGTATCAGTATTGAGCCACTGAAAGGACTACCAATCTCAAACCCAGAACTCATTTGATTGTGAccttactgtacatgcatgtacacataaTGTAATGACTGTATAGGCAACAGCAAATCCATGCCAGGCTGAAGAAGTGTGTGCTTGGAGCCCCCCTCAATCCAAAGAAGTTGATTAACAGTAATCACTTAAATAGGAGTATGTTGGGCAAAATCAAGAAGTTGCTCAATTCTGTCTGATTAGAAAACATGCAGTGCGGTTTGGTTAGG
The genomic region above belongs to Sardina pilchardus chromosome 20, fSarPil1.1, whole genome shotgun sequence and contains:
- the ttll5 gene encoding tubulin polyglutamylase TTLL5, which produces MLAVTWDTEESSLEDDLQDHLCISWSGTSRKTPVLLFYAEALVIKDGSLRSIGERFNLAFKIVRTESRLVRGILTNHGFHEVHPNSNDFNVMWTGSHLKPYLLRGLQAFQKVNHFPRSYELTRKDRLYKNIHRMQQAHGYNNFHFIPQTFMLPSEYQEFCNSFAKDKGPWIIKPVASSRGRGIYLVSNPNQISLDENILVSRYINNPLLIDDFKFDVRLYVLVTSYDPVIIYLYEEGLARFATVKYEENTKNIKNQFMHLTNYSVNKKSSDYVSCDDAEVEDYGNKWSMSAMLRYLRQQGMDTTVLMGQIEDLVIKALLSVELHVASACKMFLPSRTNCFELYGFDVLIDSNLKPWLLEVNLSPSLACDSPLDLKIKASMISDMFSLIGIVCQDPLLRQTHIDRAGQESSLKCQTQKSQRPYSANGSEKGGTKRESHGDSTLSLTSEEAKVLKRTQEEYERRGGFIRIFPTSDTWELYSGYLEHKTSMNSMLANRLFPGRYGKASMASRSRSRGSAVASADGDGCQSDHVLLYERKLLSLEARCLRRHSAKRSRRRAGRRCRENSFVSSGDEEGEEAEDLASMEGDETRRPSTLCSHKSQDEQRETALDTRLSGDASAVYKPHFSLLYVLQQGWHLSKVQARMAFSCYLQHVQKRLLAESKMNCGSPFPEKDNDQMELIIRFLKRAASNLQEDMKMDLPSTQLPQRDRCRILSHQLGEFIRCYNKETHHMVQKQEKINDEDRCIDPSVFKDFIRKACENDLEEVLTFYTQKNKSANVFLGTKCHHSKPAHSKTLCPGSREPERVNSAKWSMMSSAVGQVQDVQMDAVQRENAFENGILQTNRGLQRDIEIIEVKPHNFTISEMRSDISTSGMKNGELLTTKSGDVRTANSHMRTAEVIEPDASVASNAQHRILVSSNTAALNCDVNNSSSLPQAQSDSHSHHTTYSKPQPHPTNYAENGHYRPISSMHNSGRAQAMSSNSESAPAAGSLRAVQSSTTFDSTMTPLSLSTPSSLPFYHKMTAYPSSTVSGNLTTDGNFSELWCSRLVISLKDDLETLSERSKSHFKKPNPGSGGVLKELDSLSSQHHQQAITTALKNLVEKQAAQQHSTNSHITMMTQNLTNLSLSSGVLRKNSLHLSQSLQNWPKSLFSESSFYSASSHKATQEYLTKWDRGAHQRGMQPADSNQASAGSYQLHFAIQQLQQQKQRSSQLLCQSRSRHQAILAAHAVNRWPADVHPHPKTSPLPAARAAVGYPARPNSALYSTDSSTQATPAHTSKPPATARKRSNR